The DNA window ATAAgagaaaaatattctgttttaggCCTCCACATGAAAGTAACTTCTGATATTTGCTGGCATTGAATTTACTCTTTGGGAGTTTCAAAGACACAGTCAACCCTGCTAATGAGATATGTTCCAACCAGTAGGACTGACCTTAGGATCACAGACTGTTCTCAGACTCAAAGAAGACTGACATGAAATGTATCTAAAGCTTCAAACATTGTcaataaacagttaaaaacaagCACAATCTTAAACTTTAGGAAGGGAGGCAAGGATAGGTGATTAATAAATTGATGTAACAGAGATAGTTAAAGCCTTGAAGCTGCATTTGTATCAGCTGGAGGCAGAGAGATGGCCTTCTTACAGAGCTCAGGGTACACAGAGTTACAGCGGTCCAACTGTGACACGATAAAAGCATGGGCGACCTTTTCAAGGTCTACAGAAGATACAAAGGAGCTAATTTTGGCCAAGATTAATAgctggagaaaacatgatagcACAACAAAGATCAGCAAACGAGAGAGCCGAACGCTGTGCCAGAAATCTCTGGCTTGTATTGCAGTGATGGAGAAGACTCcatgtattaaaataaaaaagatttaatatttttgtcattaagGAGGATTAAACAATGGATAATTTGGCCATCTTGTCAAGTTAAAGTAAGACTTACTGTACAGCTGTATCATTAATGCCATTGGAAAtggattgtatgtttttgtcagtATCCCAAATGGCTACAAATAAATAGAGATtattaagagacacaaaactgacTGCTGGATGTTACCAGAAGACATAggggggaaagaggaggaggccccttttaaatacaacattaaCAACTTTTAAGCAGTGAGGAAAGAGCGAGACCATTAAAACCTGAGCTCTAGCCAAGGAGGATTAGAAGCAAACATTCACCAGAATCAGCATTTATCAGTAAATCATTATTCATTTTCAGGACAGTTGTAAGGTCCCCTGTCCAGGCTGTACCCCACCTATTGCCCAATAACAACTGGAATTGGCTCCACCCCCTGTGACCCGAGTTCATATAAGCGCTTACGGATTgtggatgaataaataaatgtcaaagatattattcctaaagaaaataattgactAAATCTTGGATTAAGTCAGATGGGcttcagtgaaagtgtgtgttgtgtctgaCTCTGAATGAATATATCATGTTATGCAATGTTGTGTTAGAGTTTAGATATTAACCGTATTTTGGCAACAGTCCACACTATGACCTCAACTGTGTCTAACAGGCAAAAAATGTTCGCATATGACATATGTTTGACTGATTGTGTAATCTCTAGTTCACTTTGTGTGTAGATCtgaccttttgttgtttttggttcTGCAGCTCAGATCGAGGTCATCCCCTGTAAGATCTGTGGGGACAAGTCCTCAGGAATCCACTATGGAGTCATCACCTGCGAAGGCTGCAAGGTGAGGAGGGAGCACAGAGAGTAAACCAGGCCACCAGGCTAAACGTCAACCAACCAGTTTTTATCTTAAATCTCCTTGTTATTAACAGTATTTTcatatgtgtttttgtctatgtCTAGGGCTTCTTTCGTCGCAGCCAGCAGAACAATGCCATGTACTCTTGTTCCCGCCAGAGGAACTGCCTGATCGACCGAACTAACCGTAACCGATGCCAGCACTGCCGCCTACAGAAGTGTCTGGCTTTGGGCATGAGCAGAGacggtaaacacacacacagaacacactgtATCCTCTTTGTAGACTTCCTTTAACCATGACGTTCAGCTGTAAATTTAAACATTTCCGACAGCTCAGTTTTGTCAAACTTTATCTTATACAGAGGATGTTAATTTGATGTGTTTCTGTAGCAATCCTAGTACGTGTTCCTTTAATTTAAAGCTGATACCAGGAGAATTTGAAGCCTTCAGCGCTTAAGTTTCACATCAGCTGTTAGAGGGCTCGCCACTTGTTGCCCCGTTCTGTTCGCTGCAGAGGGAAAACGTACGGTATACAGAGTTGAGATGATGAACTGTCATCATGCAAGCTGCATATAGTGACTGGAACATACAGTACTTATGGATAAGATGGCAGTGTGCGAGCCAGAAATATAACAATTAGACTGAGGTGACAGCTGTCGAAAACAGATGTGAAATTTATTGTTTGGCCACAGGAAAACCTCTCccatgaataaaatatgtagCAATGTACTTAGTATTTACAGTGTAAGATATTcatggttattttgtttttcctactataataaagtgtattttctctctgcagctgtcAAGTTTGGTCGTATGTCTAAGAAACAGCGTGACAGCCTCTACGCTGAGGTGCAAAAACACCAGAAGTCCCAGGAGTGTGTGGGCTCTGTAGGCGGGGGTGCTACTGCTCTGTCCTTACCCAAGGAGGATGGTGTCTGCAGCGTTGCCGGGGACGACGGCGAAGAGGGTCTGAGCCGGTCCTACAGCAGCGGGGGCTCCAGCTCCACCCTGAGCGACCTGGATGACATCGCGGCGCTGCCCGACCTGTTCGACCTGCCGCTGACCCCCGAGGAGGCCAGCGAGTACTGCAGCCTGGACCTGCTCGGCGGCGGAGCAAGCACCGGGAACACCTCCAACTCATCTTCTGCTTCTTCCTCGTCCTCATCCTTGTCAAATCAGAATTCTCCGCAGCAGACCATGCTGGACGGGGCAGACGGCAGTGGGATCCAGCTCCTGCATTCACACTCTCATCCGCTGCTgggacacacacattcactgctGGACCAGCTACCAGATGACTGCTCAATAACAGACCTCGGTGAGTCCTGAAGAtgacaaataacaaataatttctgcttttatttaattattaaatacacaaatacagagTGTCACAGAGTGTACGACAATACCGTAAGTGCCTTAAGGGTTGTCTTTCAATTTACATGTAGAAAACCAGGCAATGCATAATCCATCATGGTTAGTCAGTGTTGTGCATGTTCACACTTTACAAGAGCTAGCTCATAGTTCAATTCGCAGATTGAAATGAAGTACTTCACATTCATAGTTCACAATTTTCAACTTAGTTCAGAGccccaaaaaatttaaaattaattccACTCATCAGCTAGCTTGTTAATTCCTCCATGCCttcatgctacactggttaCAAAAAATGTGCCAAACAAAGTTGTCACTCATCTGGTGTTAGCAAAGTTGTTAAACTTTCTCCTGTAGCTGCATTTTGAATTGCCAGTTGCAATTACATTATGCCATGCTGGTGTTGTGTCCAAGGCTGTTTCCCTGTCTATTAGTGTGTACCTCTACTTAAATCTGAACTAAACCTACCCTAAACACAGAGCAGGATGAGTTCATGCAGAACactataattaataaataataacggTACTCTtggttaaaaaacagaaaacaaaatatcatGCTGTACTGTTGGatctaattattaaaaaatgcagcaaagcAACTGTTgtggacattttgttttaatctttCCCCTGGCCAGCTTCtgcttttatttcaaaatgGACAGTACATTAtgaagaaattaaacaaaatgaaataaaagctaatctaatttgaaaaacaacattacaTCAATAGAAAGCAAATATGAAGCATGAGGACATTTCTCAAAAACaggttagaaaaaaaagactagCCAGAATGGTACATGGCACAGAGAACAGCAAAACAGGATAAATATGTATTGGGCAAAACAAGCAGGGAACAAGTAATATGAAACAGCCACAAGACATACATCAACAtaagcacaaaaacaacaaataaaggGATCGAGGTGTAGAGGTATTTATAGAGTTAAGAAAGCAAAGGCATTTTAGAGAGCTGTCTCTGGAGGCCTTGTGGAAGaataaatttgtgttttatatttacatCATTATGGTTGCTGGCAACAACAAGCAACAACGAGGCTTTACATAGGGCTCTGGGGACTTTTAAAGGAAGCAATGAGTAAATATTGTGACTGGTTGGTATTATAAGTGCAAGAGGTGGAAAAGATTCTAACAGCTGCAGAGATAAAACGAGTAGATGAGCCATTAACACTTAATCTTATCTGGGGCATCAGCTGCAAACATAACAGCAGAGTGGTGCAAAGCATCTAGTTACTCAAGGTCACACTGCCATGATCTGTGGATATGTAAATAATACCACTGTTACACTTAGAGCTGCTGTCACCACAAACACCCTGAGTGACAAAACACTAATGGTCATCTGTCtatgctctttttttctcttctttttttcacagaGCGCATCACTCAGAGTATTGTTAAGTCTCATTTGGAAACGTGTCAGTACAGCGCTGAAGACATGAAGAGATTCACCTGGGCACAATACGCACCGGAGGAAACACGTGCTTTTCAAAACAAGGTACATGATGCACACTTTAATTTTCTTTACTGGTATACTGCTTACACCACACatataacatatttttaaaaattggtcttttgtaatattacattttttttgagatactgaattttaggtcttcattaaatgtaagccataatcattataattagaagaaattaaagaaattgtGACATGAAaattttcattctgtgtgtaattgatctatataatgtgttatttccactttctgaattgaattactgacataaataaacttttctatgatattctaatttattgagatgcacctgtatattcaATCTCATGATGAACAACTATTAATAAGTTATGAATGCTAAGTGATTTCAATGGACTTTTTAAACTCatctcttttttgtgttgtttttccagtcaGCCGAGTGGATGTGGCAACAGTGTGCGCATCACATCACCAACGCCATTCAGTATGTGGTGGAGTTTGCCAAACGCATTGCTGGCTTCATGGACCTTTGCCAGAATGATCAGATTATATTGCTCAAAGCAGGTCAGTGTACAGTCTAAAATGATCAGATCTCAAATGtttaaagctggggtaggcagTTATCAGGAAaagtcaaacaacaacaacaacaacaacaaagcagcTCTCTGTTGTATGCACCTCCCACCAGATGAGCACAGGTCTATTACTTAATGCAGTAACTTGTATGAgtattagtcttttttttagtgtttgtgaTTGTGATCCTGATGCCGTTATATAGGAGCAATTCTATGATGACAcatgttttattgcatttattgtcAGACTCCTTTATTGACAAGTCTCTGTGCCTTGTTTGGGTGTCTTTGCAGCGTAGTTGCCAATGCTGaaacagcaacattttctgcaggattttccgCCATTGAATCAGACTTTCACCATCTGAAAGAACGTGCATCTGCATTTGTAGAACAGCCAATTGGAACCTCTCTCTgaaatgacctgtgattggccaaagtCTCCTGTCACAGGCAAGGTTTTCTAAAGCTTGAAAACAGAGCCTAGATGAAGTGTAGAAGTCTAATTCTCCTACTACTGAATCACCATCTGCTGAAAGGTTATTATCGAATTTTGCCCAATGATGGCCAAAGAGAAAACTGCCTTCCCTAACTTTATAATTACAAAGTAAATtcttgcaaagaaaacaaagtctgaaactTGCTAACTTTTGTTCCTTCCTGTTCTTTTTGTCTCCAACTCTCTCTTTTTGCCTTCTGTTTATTTGTTACCATAAATTACACATATCTGCTTCAAACACTGGGGTGAAAAACATAATTCCTGAAACAACATTTTCTacacataaaatgtatatatttgacaataaatTAACTCTATGTAAAtgctttgaacatttttgaaaaaaaaaactggatcaaaatgatttacattttgttgtgttgttttgttctgtgcaTGTTGGAGCATCTTGGACCCTCTCCGTTCCTCCCCCcttccctcctctttctccatctctccgTGTCTATTCCTTTATCTGTGGCTCCCCATTTAGGTTGTCTGGAGGTCCTGCTGATACGCATGTGCCGAGCTTTCAACGTCAACAACAGCACCATTTTCTTCAATGGAAAATTTGCCCCGGCTCAGTTCTTCAAAGCACTTGGTGAGGATCAAGTAGTAGTTTTGTCGGATAATTGACATGGTGACACATGCAAGCCTCTTACATTTCTCACTAGTTATGTAAAGTCTTTTTCACACGCACTCTGTGGTAATCATTATCAATGCCTAAGAACACCTCTGCTCCGACAGAAATACATCTGCATTGACGGAagtatttcattaatttaaacGACCTGACTGTGGTAATTGCTCTTAAAATGACTCTATAAGGCAGTAATGTCAGATTCAACTGGGTTAAAAGAGACCTAATTGAAAGCCTCCAGCTGATGTTGGTTTCCTACTTCTGTAGCTATGCCTATTTAGTGCAACCAGAACTCTTTAACAATACAGCctaatggaaaaaacaaaccacaTTTAACACACCAGTGTGATAACTCATTTAAGGGAAAATTACCCAAGTTGTGTCATTTAAAAGAGAATATTATGTCAGTTAATACAGAGGTTCTTGTGTGAGCTGTTGGAAACACTTGGGTCTTAATATGATTATAGAATTTTCTCATTAAGAAGAGACAGATTTTCCCATCTTGGCCAAAATAAGcgaacaaaattaaaacacatgccTCAATCATCCTAATTATCTCTTGGGTCAGTTAAATCAATTAAGCACAGTTATTAAAGTGTTTAATTTAGTATTGTTgttaattaatgtattaatttgCTGTCTCTATGCAGGTTGTGATGACCTAGTCAGTGCAGTGTTTGACCTGGGGAAAGGACTTTGTCGCCTACAGCTGTCTGATGAAGAAATGGCTCTGTTTAGTGCTGCAGTTCTTCTATCTCCTGGTGAGTGCTTTTTCACACAAACATAGACAAATACAAACTATCTAATGATGTTCTGTTGTCTGAGCAACCGTAGGatgtttattttcaacatttcctGTTATAAATGtctcatatactgtatgtgggtTTAGCTTAAGACcacagtataaaaaaaatactctatTAAAGTCTTGAATTCAAAATCTTATGTAAAAGTACAAGTATTAGCATTCAAATTTAAGTATATATGTGagtgttaaatcttgacctgaaaagtaactagtaacttcAGTTGTATCATAAATGTATAGGAGTCaatatatgaaaatacacaaataaagtacctcaaaattgtacttgattACTTTGTTATATCGACTACTGGATTCTGACTCATATTTCTGGGTTGCCAGTTTTAGAAAGCAACAAAAGGAACTTGGTTCATGACATCAACTCTTAAATAATGCTCAAAATCTTTGAAAGCAGCACCCCGCCGATCCTTTCTTCCTGAAAAGCCAGACAATAATTGAGTTCAAAGAAAAAGGATTTAGTAGAATAGTCTGAATTGGGGggaaatgttaaaaaagtgaTGTCTGAGTTTTAGAATATAATTCCATTTCATTGAATGGTACAGTCATAAAAGAAATAGAGTTTTGGATTATGACACAATATTTCAATCAGGAGCGCACACAGGGTGGTTACTGTCACAATGTGGATTAAAGTTACTTAAGGAGAAACAAAACTGTATATTAatgaatttatattttgtttcctGTAGATCGACCCTGGCTAACAGAGGGACAAAAGGTTCAGAAACTCCAGGAGAAAGTCTACCTGGCTCTGCAGCACAGTCTACACAAGAGTGGTGCTTCAGACGAGAAACTGGACAAGGTAAACAGAAACAGATTCAGCTCTTCTTAAAAGTGTTAGGCGGAATTGTTAGAAAATCCTTGTTCTTAATGAcatggcaaggttataatagtttttggatcattagttttaaaattaatatcattgtgaatttttgttttcaaattcagttagtttgagtttgttagtttttttttttaaatgcttagttttagttctgTTTTGAATTAGTTTCAgtgttggttttagtttttttgtaatggggtaatAGTTGGGTGCGAAATTCAAAAAGTTCACAAAGGTATTTCCTTTACCTTATCCATGTTAgctccaataaggttattaactcttgcagtttgagtgaagtgctgaactttTTGCAAGCAATCGACTCACATAGtcgtgtagacatcccagtctcaataaacatatttaccaatgcTTCCTGTATGAAAAAACTTGACAAAGATGGAAACAAAGGGCATTttattagttagttttagttagttttctaaccacacaatacagtttcagttagttatcgttatttttaaaaaaaatgtttttatttttatttcagttcacaaaaatgttttttcaattctattttttttcaaaaaaaaatcgGCGATGGTCTCATTTTTTGAGTCATGTTACAGTCCGTTCACACATACAAAACTATTAATGGATGTTAATTGTtgacacacatgcatgaacTTACCTTTTATATATTCTGTCCCCACAGATGGTGTCCAAGCTGCCCACAATGAAGTCCATCTGTAACATCCACATTGATAAACTCGAGTTTTTCCGTTTGGTCCACCCGGAGACCGCCTACAGTTTCCCACCACTGTACCGGGAAGTGTTTGGCAGCGAGATGTCTCTGCCAGACTCCACCAACAGCTAGACAGGCAGATAGACAAACAAGAGAGATGGACAGAGTGTATCAAGAAGTAGGGAAGCaaaaaaggagagacagagaaggatAGAGATGTTGAAGCTCAACAACCAGCAGTTAAGAGACAATCCAGGACGTTAAATACTCCGTCTCCAATGATCCCAAAGTAGTCCTCCACTTTCCCAGCAGGCAAAAGCACCTTACACTACAGACCACACATGCTCATGGTCCTCTGCATATTGTAGCATTAACAACAAGCGGATGGgcattgtaataataatagcctACTTGCCATGAGACAGCTCCAAGCTCTAACACTTATTTAACATCAGATCCACTGTGGATCACCCAACCAGTAATGAATGTACCTCATCGATAAGCACCAGTGCACAAGCCAGAACACAACAACAGTGAATGTACAACCCTGCCACTCTGAGACAGAGTTTTACACATAGTATTAGAATGAAGTCATGTTTCCACAGGCCTCACTATTAATACAGCTCTCAGCAAACATTTCTCTCTATATAAATACATCTCAGTATGGTACGCCTGCGTATTCATACATACAATATCCTTGTACTGACCATCACTTAGGGACCAAGATCATGAGTCATTTTCTCTGAAAGAAACACAGATATGACATGACTCACGGCTTACTGAGAAccattttcacacacatttagaCAGTGTTCGGTGCTGCCTTTTTTTGTAGGCTAATGCaaagagaaacctcagtcccATGCACCCCTTTCCTTGTAAATGCCACTTAGAGACAGGAAAAGATGAAATTATCTTTAatttatatacacatttataaacaaatattttaaataagaatGTAAATAGATGACTATATAAGTATATGGAGAGAGTTAGAATGTGTGAGTTCAGttcagagagaaagggagagaaaggcGCATAGAAAGATGCAGAGAAAAGATGGACATTTCATGAAAGCTGATATATGGACTCAAATCGTATTCTGGACTACTTCCTCTCTTGACAGTACTCTCAGGTTTCCATGGCAACAATCCCCTCTTGCCCTGACGGCCCAGCCGTGTTAGGCGCTGTCGTCACGCAAGCAACGGGGTGGACACTTGTTGCAGATGCGACACAGCAGGGGAGGGGGCAGTGTACCCACACAAAGGCGGAAAAACATTGCCTTCGTCTTGCATTTAAACTGAAAGCTTTCAGTCGGCGCTGTTGCTGCCCCCGTAAAGAGACAAGAGGACAAACAAGGACACTAAGGAAAAGAGGAAGCAAGGCAAAAGATGACTT is part of the Centropristis striata isolate RG_2023a ecotype Rhode Island chromosome 11, C.striata_1.0, whole genome shotgun sequence genome and encodes:
- the LOC131979842 gene encoding nuclear receptor ROR-beta-like encodes the protein MRAQIEVIPCKICGDKSSGIHYGVITCEGCKGFFRRSQQNNAMYSCSRQRNCLIDRTNRNRCQHCRLQKCLALGMSRDAVKFGRMSKKQRDSLYAEVQKHQKSQECVGSVGGGATALSLPKEDGVCSVAGDDGEEGLSRSYSSGGSSSTLSDLDDIAALPDLFDLPLTPEEASEYCSLDLLGGGASTGNTSNSSSASSSSSSLSNQNSPQQTMLDGADGSGIQLLHSHSHPLLGHTHSLLDQLPDDCSITDLERITQSIVKSHLETCQYSAEDMKRFTWAQYAPEETRAFQNKSAEWMWQQCAHHITNAIQYVVEFAKRIAGFMDLCQNDQIILLKAGCLEVLLIRMCRAFNVNNSTIFFNGKFAPAQFFKALGCDDLVSAVFDLGKGLCRLQLSDEEMALFSAAVLLSPDRPWLTEGQKVQKLQEKVYLALQHSLHKSGASDEKLDKMVSKLPTMKSICNIHIDKLEFFRLVHPETAYSFPPLYREVFGSEMSLPDSTNS